The Lutibacter sp. A64 genome segment TTGTTGAATTAAATGGAAACAAAAAACACCAACCAATTTATAAAGTGAGACTCTCTGAAGTAGGAAATAAATTTAATGTTGGTTTAAGAGGAAATAAAAAAGATAAATATGTAGAAGCTGCTAAAGGCACGAACCTCTTTTTTGCCATATACCAAGACGAAGAAGGGAATAGAAAATACGAAACTATCCCATTAAATGAGGTAATAGAACACCAAAAACAAGTGGCTCACTTACCTAAAAGTGAACGCACAGAAATACCTATAAAAAATATGTTAGGGACTAAGGGAAAAGAACAGCCTGTAAAGTTTTTATTCTCACTCTCTCCAAACGATTTGGTGTATGTACCAACAATTGAAGAACTGGAAAAACCCAATTCGGTTAATTTTGATAAGTTAAGTAAGGAACAAATTAAAAGGATTTATAAAATGGTAAGTTGTACAGGTGTTGAATGTCATTTTATCCCTAATCAAATAGCCAGTGAAATACAGAAAAATGAAAATGGTACAAATAGTAAAAATGAGCGTATTCAAGATTTTTTCGATGAAAAAACTATTTTTGATATAAAAATGAAGCCGATAATGATAAAAAATCAGTGTTGGAAACTTAAAATTGATCGACTGGGGAATCTAGCACTAGCAAAATAATGTTTTAAGGTTGTAATGATGAAATAGTATTATTGGAAATATACTCTACTTAGAAAAGCCTAGAGTTAATTTGTGATTAGAACAAGATGATAAAAAGAACGCTGTTTTTTAGTAATCCAGCTTATTTAAGCACCAAAAACAATCAATTAGTTGTTAAATTTCCTGATTCAGAAAAAAAACAAAAAACAATACCAATTGAAGATATTGGTATGTTAGTATTAGAGAATCAGCAAATCACTATTACTAATGGCTTGTTATCTAAATTAATAAATAATAAAGCTGCAATTATAAATTGCAATGAGTTTCATATGCCTATTAGCTTATTACAACCCTTAGTTGGGCATAGTGAACAGGCAGAACGATTTCGAAATCAATTAAATGCCAGTATTCCATTAAAAAAGAATTTATGGCAACAAACCATCAATGCTAAAATCACAAATCAAGGGCATGTTTTAGAAGAGCTAAATATTCCAGCTCGTAAATTATTCAAATGGGCAAATGATGTTAAAAGTGGAGATTCCGAAAATCATGAGAGTAGAGCTGCTGTTTATTATTGGAAACATTTTTTTGGACTAAATGATTTCACAAGAAATCAAGATGGTATTGCACCCAATAATTTATTAAACTATGGGTATGCCATATTAAGAGGTATTACCGCAAGGGCATTGATCAGTTCGGGAATGTTACCAAGCGTAGGTATTTTTCATAAAAACAAATACAACGCCTATTGCTTAGCCGATGATATTATGGAGCCTTATAGAGTATATGTAGACGTATTAGTTAATGACATAGTTC includes the following:
- the cas1 gene encoding type II CRISPR-associated endonuclease Cas1, with the protein product MIKRTLFFSNPAYLSTKNNQLVVKFPDSEKKQKTIPIEDIGMLVLENQQITITNGLLSKLINNKAAIINCNEFHMPISLLQPLVGHSEQAERFRNQLNASIPLKKNLWQQTINAKITNQGHVLEELNIPARKLFKWANDVKSGDSENHESRAAVYYWKHFFGLNDFTRNQDGIAPNNLLNYGYAILRGITARALISSGMLPSVGIFHKNKYNAYCLADDIMEPYRVYVDVLVNDIVQRKADITELTTTLKMELLRFPTIDVYIDGKNSPLTIAMSRTTNSLYKCFLGESRKIVYPLYK